Proteins found in one Salvia splendens isolate huo1 chromosome 10, SspV2, whole genome shotgun sequence genomic segment:
- the LOC121751389 gene encoding uncharacterized protein LOC121751389 isoform X2 — protein MDCNKDEAIRAKEIAEKKMQSNDFEGTHKIALKGKNLYPKLENITQMLSICDVHCSAQKMVLGSEKDWYGILQVKKSDDEAAIKKQYRRLALILHPDKNQFPGAEGAFKLICEANALLSDPAKKSAYDSKMNVWSGTTTNHPNHQINRSFQVNNQYGAQKRNASDGSSSLNRDQNTDSTSVFWTQCPFCKVNYAYLRQYINRCLQCIKCHKSFDAYEMTAPRVSSTNLGNQGSQHVPSKPDIHQVDSSQETIPANCENGVQNIEVSSVSGSQGDVSMKSVQLEVGVRKGGRSESTAENLKTGTIGKKRGRKLVIEYSDDSDTELENVSYKKADEDYLSIPRKRAQTSNEEDVQKHKDGNQNSFPSVLTSSKFENKETGADRPEKSLKEKNKSVDKEADLVEIESSDIDLSSSNDSDTGYFECPDPEFYNFEGLRDESLFCARQFWACYDTFDSMPRFYARVRKVCYSPFKLHITWLEAVLIHDSCKRWVETELPVGCGSFKLGKRDTISECLSLSHQVHCRKGKKKGSFFVYPREGEVWALFRDWDISWSSNPENHKEFRYEIVEVLSDFAEGIGIKVAYLEKG, from the exons ATGGATTGCAACAAAGATGAGGCCATCAGGGCCAAGGAAATTGCTGAGAAGAAGATGCAAAGTAACGACTTCGAAGGCACCCATAAGATTGCTTTGAAAGGAAAAAACCTCTACCCGAAACTCGAAAACATTACCCAGATGCTGAGCATCTGTGATGTGCACTGCTCAGCTCAGAAAATGGTTCTAGGATCCGAAAAGGATTGGTATGGAATCCTTCAAGTCAAAAAGTCGGATGACGAGGCAGCGATCAAGAAACAGTATCGCCGGCTAGCGCTTATTCTGCATCCCGATAAGAATCAATTCCCTGGCGCTGAGGGGGCTTTTAAGTTGATTTGTGAAGCTAATGCATTGCTTTCCGATCCAGCAAAGAAATCTGCGTACGACAGTAAGATGAATGTCTGGTCCGGAACTACAACAAACCATCCGAATCATCAGATTAACAGAAGCTTTCAGGTCAATAATCAATATGGTGCTCAAAAGAGAAACGCGTCTGATGGTTCAAGCAGCCTGAATCGTGATCAAAATACTGACTCTACCTCGGTTTTCTGGACACAATGCCCGTTCTGCAAAGTAAACTACGCGTATCTGAGACAATATATCAACAGATGTTTGCAGTGCATCAAATGCCATAAGAGTTTTGATGCATATGAAATGACTGCTCCGCGTGTTTCCTCGACTAATTTGGGGAACCAAGGCTCTCAGCATGTGCCGTCAAAACCTGATATACACCAGGTAGATAGTTCTCAAGAGACTATACCGGCAAATTGTGAAAATGGTGTGCAAAATATCGAAGTGTCTTCAGTGTCTGGATCACAAGGGGATGTCAGCATGAAAAGTGTTCAACTAGAGGTAGGTGTCCGAAAAGGAGGCCGTTCCGAGAGTACTGCTGAAAATTTGAAGACCGGGACGATAGGCAAGAAGAGGGGGAGGAAGTTAGTGATAGAATACAGTGATGATTCTGATACTGAGCTAGAGAATGTATCATACAAGAAAGCTGATGAAGATTATCTTTCTATACCTCGTAAGAGAGCTCAAACAAGCAACGAGGAAGATGTTCAGAAGCACAAGGATGGCAATCAAAATAGTTTCCCCTCAGTTCTAACATCTTCCAAGTTTGAAAACAAAGAGACAGGAGCTGATCGCCCCGAAAAAAGTTTGAAGGAAAAGAATAAGAGCGTTGATAAAGAAGCTGACCTAGTGGAAATTGAAAGCTCTGACATAGATTTATCTTCAAGTAATGATTCAGATACAGGCTATTTCGAGTGTCCTGATCCAGAATTTTACAATTTCGAGGGGCTGCGCGATGAAAGCCTGTTTTGTGCGAGACAGTTTTGGGCTTGTTATGATACGTTCGATAGCATGCCAAGATTCTACGCTAGGGTGAGGAAGGTATGTTATTCTCCGTTTAAATTGCATATTACATGGCTGGAAGCTGTTCTTATACATGATTCTTGTAAACGATGGGTGGAAACAGAGTTACCGGTTGGTTGTGGAAGCTTTAAACTTGGTAAACGTGACACTATATCAGAATGCTTGTCACTTTCTCATCAAGTGCAttgtagaaaaggaaaaaagaaaggTTCTTTTTTCGTATACCCGAGAGAAGGCGAGGTCTGGGCTCTCTTCAGAGACTGGGACATCAGTTGGAGTTCCAATCCCGAAAATCATAAGGAATTTAGATATGAAATTGTGGAGGTGCTCTCTGATTTTGCTGAAGGCATTGGCATAAAAGTTGCCTATTTGGAAAAG GGCTGA
- the LOC121751389 gene encoding uncharacterized protein LOC121751389 isoform X3 → MDCNKDEAIRAKEIAEKKMQSNDFEGTHKIALKGKNLYPKLENITQMLSICDVHCSAQKMVLGSEKDWYGILQVKKSDDEAAIKKQYRRLALILHPDKNQFPGAEGAFKLICEANALLSDPAKKSAYDSKMNVWSGTTTNHPNHQINRSFQVNNQYGAQKRNASDGSSSLNRDQNTDSTSVFWTQCPFCKVNYAYLRQYINRCLQCIKCHKSFDAYEMTAPRVSSTNLGNQGSQHVPSKPDIHQVDSSQETIPANCENGVQNIEVSSVSGSQGDVSMKSVQLEVGVRKGGRSESTAENLKTGTIGKKRGRKLVIEYSDDSDTELENVSYKKADEDYLSIPRKRAQTSNEEDVQKHKDGNQNSFPSVLTSSKFENKETGADRPEKSLKEKNKSVDKEADLVEIESSDIDLSSSNDSDTGYFECPDPEFYNFEGLRDESLFCARQFWACYDTFDSMPRFYARVRKSYRLVVEALNLVNVTLYQNACHFLIKCIVEKEKRKVLFSYTREKARSGLSSETGTSVGVPIPKIIRNLDMKLWRCSLILLKALA, encoded by the exons ATGGATTGCAACAAAGATGAGGCCATCAGGGCCAAGGAAATTGCTGAGAAGAAGATGCAAAGTAACGACTTCGAAGGCACCCATAAGATTGCTTTGAAAGGAAAAAACCTCTACCCGAAACTCGAAAACATTACCCAGATGCTGAGCATCTGTGATGTGCACTGCTCAGCTCAGAAAATGGTTCTAGGATCCGAAAAGGATTGGTATGGAATCCTTCAAGTCAAAAAGTCGGATGACGAGGCAGCGATCAAGAAACAGTATCGCCGGCTAGCGCTTATTCTGCATCCCGATAAGAATCAATTCCCTGGCGCTGAGGGGGCTTTTAAGTTGATTTGTGAAGCTAATGCATTGCTTTCCGATCCAGCAAAGAAATCTGCGTACGACAGTAAGATGAATGTCTGGTCCGGAACTACAACAAACCATCCGAATCATCAGATTAACAGAAGCTTTCAGGTCAATAATCAATATGGTGCTCAAAAGAGAAACGCGTCTGATGGTTCAAGCAGCCTGAATCGTGATCAAAATACTGACTCTACCTCGGTTTTCTGGACACAATGCCCGTTCTGCAAAGTAAACTACGCGTATCTGAGACAATATATCAACAGATGTTTGCAGTGCATCAAATGCCATAAGAGTTTTGATGCATATGAAATGACTGCTCCGCGTGTTTCCTCGACTAATTTGGGGAACCAAGGCTCTCAGCATGTGCCGTCAAAACCTGATATACACCAGGTAGATAGTTCTCAAGAGACTATACCGGCAAATTGTGAAAATGGTGTGCAAAATATCGAAGTGTCTTCAGTGTCTGGATCACAAGGGGATGTCAGCATGAAAAGTGTTCAACTAGAGGTAGGTGTCCGAAAAGGAGGCCGTTCCGAGAGTACTGCTGAAAATTTGAAGACCGGGACGATAGGCAAGAAGAGGGGGAGGAAGTTAGTGATAGAATACAGTGATGATTCTGATACTGAGCTAGAGAATGTATCATACAAGAAAGCTGATGAAGATTATCTTTCTATACCTCGTAAGAGAGCTCAAACAAGCAACGAGGAAGATGTTCAGAAGCACAAGGATGGCAATCAAAATAGTTTCCCCTCAGTTCTAACATCTTCCAAGTTTGAAAACAAAGAGACAGGAGCTGATCGCCCCGAAAAAAGTTTGAAGGAAAAGAATAAGAGCGTTGATAAAGAAGCTGACCTAGTGGAAATTGAAAGCTCTGACATAGATTTATCTTCAAGTAATGATTCAGATACAGGCTATTTCGAGTGTCCTGATCCAGAATTTTACAATTTCGAGGGGCTGCGCGATGAAAGCCTGTTTTGTGCGAGACAGTTTTGGGCTTGTTATGATACGTTCGATAGCATGCCAAGATTCTACGCTAGGGTGAGGAAG AGTTACCGGTTGGTTGTGGAAGCTTTAAACTTGGTAAACGTGACACTATATCAGAATGCTTGTCACTTTCTCATCAAGTGCAttgtagaaaaggaaaaaagaaaggTTCTTTTTTCGTATACCCGAGAGAAGGCGAGGTCTGGGCTCTCTTCAGAGACTGGGACATCAGTTGGAGTTCCAATCCCGAAAATCATAAGGAATTTAGATATGAAATTGTGGAGGTGCTCTCTGATTTTGCTGAAGGCATTGGCATAA
- the LOC121751389 gene encoding uncharacterized protein LOC121751389 isoform X1: MDCNKDEAIRAKEIAEKKMQSNDFEGTHKIALKGKNLYPKLENITQMLSICDVHCSAQKMVLGSEKDWYGILQVKKSDDEAAIKKQYRRLALILHPDKNQFPGAEGAFKLICEANALLSDPAKKSAYDSKMNVWSGTTTNHPNHQINRSFQVNNQYGAQKRNASDGSSSLNRDQNTDSTSVFWTQCPFCKVNYAYLRQYINRCLQCIKCHKSFDAYEMTAPRVSSTNLGNQGSQHVPSKPDIHQVDSSQETIPANCENGVQNIEVSSVSGSQGDVSMKSVQLEVGVRKGGRSESTAENLKTGTIGKKRGRKLVIEYSDDSDTELENVSYKKADEDYLSIPRKRAQTSNEEDVQKHKDGNQNSFPSVLTSSKFENKETGADRPEKSLKEKNKSVDKEADLVEIESSDIDLSSSNDSDTGYFECPDPEFYNFEGLRDESLFCARQFWACYDTFDSMPRFYARVRKVCYSPFKLHITWLEAVLIHDSCKRWVETELPVGCGSFKLGKRDTISECLSLSHQVHCRKGKKKGSFFVYPREGEVWALFRDWDISWSSNPENHKEFRYEIVEVLSDFAEGIGIKVAYLEKVSGFVSLFKRADQSETNSFLIGLTELYRFSHCVPSFKLSGMESEGVPIGSFELDPGS; this comes from the coding sequence ATGGATTGCAACAAAGATGAGGCCATCAGGGCCAAGGAAATTGCTGAGAAGAAGATGCAAAGTAACGACTTCGAAGGCACCCATAAGATTGCTTTGAAAGGAAAAAACCTCTACCCGAAACTCGAAAACATTACCCAGATGCTGAGCATCTGTGATGTGCACTGCTCAGCTCAGAAAATGGTTCTAGGATCCGAAAAGGATTGGTATGGAATCCTTCAAGTCAAAAAGTCGGATGACGAGGCAGCGATCAAGAAACAGTATCGCCGGCTAGCGCTTATTCTGCATCCCGATAAGAATCAATTCCCTGGCGCTGAGGGGGCTTTTAAGTTGATTTGTGAAGCTAATGCATTGCTTTCCGATCCAGCAAAGAAATCTGCGTACGACAGTAAGATGAATGTCTGGTCCGGAACTACAACAAACCATCCGAATCATCAGATTAACAGAAGCTTTCAGGTCAATAATCAATATGGTGCTCAAAAGAGAAACGCGTCTGATGGTTCAAGCAGCCTGAATCGTGATCAAAATACTGACTCTACCTCGGTTTTCTGGACACAATGCCCGTTCTGCAAAGTAAACTACGCGTATCTGAGACAATATATCAACAGATGTTTGCAGTGCATCAAATGCCATAAGAGTTTTGATGCATATGAAATGACTGCTCCGCGTGTTTCCTCGACTAATTTGGGGAACCAAGGCTCTCAGCATGTGCCGTCAAAACCTGATATACACCAGGTAGATAGTTCTCAAGAGACTATACCGGCAAATTGTGAAAATGGTGTGCAAAATATCGAAGTGTCTTCAGTGTCTGGATCACAAGGGGATGTCAGCATGAAAAGTGTTCAACTAGAGGTAGGTGTCCGAAAAGGAGGCCGTTCCGAGAGTACTGCTGAAAATTTGAAGACCGGGACGATAGGCAAGAAGAGGGGGAGGAAGTTAGTGATAGAATACAGTGATGATTCTGATACTGAGCTAGAGAATGTATCATACAAGAAAGCTGATGAAGATTATCTTTCTATACCTCGTAAGAGAGCTCAAACAAGCAACGAGGAAGATGTTCAGAAGCACAAGGATGGCAATCAAAATAGTTTCCCCTCAGTTCTAACATCTTCCAAGTTTGAAAACAAAGAGACAGGAGCTGATCGCCCCGAAAAAAGTTTGAAGGAAAAGAATAAGAGCGTTGATAAAGAAGCTGACCTAGTGGAAATTGAAAGCTCTGACATAGATTTATCTTCAAGTAATGATTCAGATACAGGCTATTTCGAGTGTCCTGATCCAGAATTTTACAATTTCGAGGGGCTGCGCGATGAAAGCCTGTTTTGTGCGAGACAGTTTTGGGCTTGTTATGATACGTTCGATAGCATGCCAAGATTCTACGCTAGGGTGAGGAAGGTATGTTATTCTCCGTTTAAATTGCATATTACATGGCTGGAAGCTGTTCTTATACATGATTCTTGTAAACGATGGGTGGAAACAGAGTTACCGGTTGGTTGTGGAAGCTTTAAACTTGGTAAACGTGACACTATATCAGAATGCTTGTCACTTTCTCATCAAGTGCAttgtagaaaaggaaaaaagaaaggTTCTTTTTTCGTATACCCGAGAGAAGGCGAGGTCTGGGCTCTCTTCAGAGACTGGGACATCAGTTGGAGTTCCAATCCCGAAAATCATAAGGAATTTAGATATGAAATTGTGGAGGTGCTCTCTGATTTTGCTGAAGGCATTGGCATAAAAGTTGCCTATTTGGAAAAGGTTAGTGGATTTGTGAGCCTTTTCAAGAGAGCAGACCAAAGTGAGACTAATTCATTTCTAATAGGGCTGACAGAGCTGTACAGATTCTCCCACTGTGTTCCCAGTTTCAAATTGTCTGGCATGGAAAGCGAGGGCGTGCCAATAGGTTCATTTGAACTTGATCCCGGCTCCTAG